A window from Zingiber officinale cultivar Zhangliang unplaced genomic scaffold, Zo_v1.1 ctg30, whole genome shotgun sequence encodes these proteins:
- the LOC122037373 gene encoding UDP-glycosyltransferase 83A1-like — MGLPHVLALPFPAQGHVIPLMELCYCLVDHGFKVTFVNTEFNHKRVIAALSAESTVRQLALVSVPDGLGEEDDPHDLARQTEALQNTMPRCLEELIEKSNETGEPMTCMLVDEGMGWALEVGRKKGLRSAAFWPAAAQMLAAILSITELISRGVLDAHGTPIPEHEMFQLGPGMPFIDAAHLIWNLIGDERSREIVFNYFLNNIRVLDVVDFIICNSFKELEEPTFSYAPKILPIGPLPTGLRPSRAVGYFWPEDAACLSWLDEHPPGSVVYVAFGSLTILRRSQLQELALGLEATGRPFLWVVRPDLAVDSADACPDDFKDRVGNRGMMVAWAPQQKVLAHPSVGCFVSHCGWNSTMEGVRNGKLFLCCPYFADQFLNQSYICDHWKVGLSLTPDESGIVQREQLKSKVEVLLGDAEMSERASSLKEKAQSNTDQGGTSFHNLKRFIDTIKAANP; from the exons ATGGGCTTGCCACATGTTCTTGCCTTGCCTTTCCCTGCTCAAGGCCATGTCATTCCCCTCATGGAGCTCTGCTACTGCTTGGTGGATCATGGCTTCAAGGTCACCTTCGTCAACACTGAATTCAACCACAAGCGCGTCATCGCCGCGTTGTCGGCAGAGAGCACCGTGCGCCAGCTCGCTCTGGTCTCGGTTCCTGATGGATTAGGGGAGGAGGATGATCCGCACGATCTGGCGAGGCAAACGGAAGCACTCCAGAACACCATGCCTCGGTGCTTGGAGGAACTAATCGAGAAGAGCAACGAGACGGGGGAGCCGATGACTTGCATGTTGGTGGACGAGGGCATGGGATGGGCTCTCGAGGTTGGCCGGAAGAAGGGTCTCAGATCTGCCGCGTTCTGGCCGGCGGCTGCCCAGATGCTGGCCGCGATCCTGAGCATAACAGAGTTGATTTCAAGAGGCGTCCTTGATGCACATG GTACGCCCATCCCAGAACATGAGATGTTCCAGCTCGGTCCTGGAATGCCATTCATCGACGCTGCCCACTTGATATGGAACCTAATCGGAGACGAAAGGAGCAGAGAAATAGTCTTCAACTACTTCCTCAACAACATCAGAGTCCTTGACGTCGTGGATTTCATCATCTGCAATTCCTTCAAAGAGCTCGAAGAGCCGACCTTCTCCTACGCCCCAAAGATTCTCCCCATCGGGCCTTTGCCCACCGGCCTCCGGCCGAGCCGGGCCGTGGGTTACTTCTGGCCGGAGGACGCAGCCTGCCTATCGTGGCTCGACGAGCACCCGCCGGGTTCTGTCGTCTACGTGGCTTTCGGTAGCCTCACCATCTTGCGCCGCAGTCAGCTCCAGGAACTCGCCCTCGGGCTGGAGGCGACTGGCCGACCGTTCCTGTGGGTGGTCCGGCCCGATCTCGCCGTCGACTCGGCCGACGCTTGTCCGGATGACTTCAAGGACCGCGTGGGAAACAGAGGGATGATGGTGGCTTGGGCGCCGCAGCAGAAGGTGCTGGCCCACCCTTCCGTCGGTTGCTTTGTGTCTCACTGTGGCTGGAACTCCACCATGGAAGGCGTCAGGAACGGGAAGCTCTTCCTTTGCTGTCCATACTTCGCAGACCAGTTTCTGAACCAGAGCTACATTTGCGATCATTGGAAGGTGGGTCTGAGCTTGACGCCTGACGAGAGTGGGATCGTCCAGCGTGAACAGCTCAAATCCAAGGTGGAAGTGCTGCTGGGGGATGCGGAGATGAGTGAAAGAGCGTCGTCGTTGAAGGAGAAAGCTCAAAGCAATACTGACCAAGGAGGGACTTCATTCCACAATCTCAAGAGGTTCATCGACACTATCAAGGCGGCGAATCCTTAA
- the LOC122037356 gene encoding EID1-like F-box protein 2: protein MLVNKMLVPKQYRCTHSATCLCTKGHLSEDAIYLVFQHLNWNPRSIAVMSCVCKWFDEIAKRVFWKEFCRARAPKMMLDMQSCGSHSVDGNWKALGKLLIHCSGCSLFGIAHVPGHFVYRTRFSRTSGKSFLLPQCRTDVLYVSDPCEHLDQGDDGDVGIFRGMFKSFSVSRVRKMLIDRQAQFHPTQVCPYCKAKLWDMLQAKMIPRSACIRLCAYDDSIECFVCLNGHMLGACTLLPLSDSEEASDID, encoded by the coding sequence ATGCTTGTTAATAAGATGTTGGTGCCGAAACAGTATCGTTGCACACACTCAGCTACATGCTTATGCACAAAAGGTCACTTGAGCGAGGATGCAATCTACCTTGTCTTCCAACATCTGAACTGGAACCCTAGATCGATTGCAGTAATGTCTTGTGTTTGCAAATGGTTTGATGAGATTGCCAAGCGTGTCTTCTGGAAGGAGTTTTGCCGGGCAAGGGCCCCTAAAATGATGCTGGATATGCAGTCATGTGGGAGTCACAGTGTTGATGGAAACTGGAAAGCACTTGGAAAGCTTCTTATTCATTGTTCAGGTTGCAGTCTCTTTGGTATTGCCCATGTCCCAGGTCACTTTGTTTATAGGACTAGGTTTTCTAGGACTTCGGGGAAAAGCTTTCTTCTTCCACAATGTAGGACAGATGTTTTGTATGTGTCTGACCCATGTGAACACCTTGATCAAGGTGATGATGGTGATGTAGGGATCTTTCGTGGTATGTTCAAATCGTTTTCGGTGTCGAGGGTAAGAAAGATGCTTATCGATAGGCAGGCCCAATTCCATCCGACACAGGTGTGTCCATATTGCAAGGCAAAATTGTGGGATATGTTGCAGGCCAAGATGATACCCAGGAGTGCTTGCATCAGGCTGTGCGCTTACGATGACAGCATCGAGTGTTTTGTATGTCTCAATGGGCACATGTTAGGTGCATGCACTCTGCTGCCACTATCTGACTCTGAGGAGGCATCAGATATTGACTGA
- the LOC122037355 gene encoding probable WRKY transcription factor 4 gives MEDNGGSGGRDDIGEEAAAAPRAGAPPRPTITLPPRSSFEGLFRGGASELSPGPLTLVSSFFAEDPDSECRSFTQLLVGAINSPVAVARRTGGATKEQGKDAKKLSSDGEESGGGLVRSGYNQPPSLAINHPQIFTVPPGLSPTDLLDSPSFFSSALGNFAMSHQEALAQVTAQAAQSPFSMLTKAELPSPFSTEMTKFSSQPIQESPPKPTYSSTKSEEGSQTFNQKSQPNTTVVGKPSHDGYNWRKYGQKVVKGSEYPRSYYKCTHPKCPVKKKVERSVDGQVTEITYKGQHNHELPIPNKHTKEGNSSRLNETNGHIDNLEPGFLDCHGNFSKPNSENTALFSSKDRESGYGSPEQLSGSSDGEEVIESRPDEEDEDECDPKRRNVTASSQKTSNEPRIIVQTRSEVDLLDDGYKWRKYGQKVVKGNPNPRSYYKCTYAGCSVRKHIERSPTDPKAVITSYEGKHNHDIPAARNRKP, from the exons ATGGAGGATAATGGGGGAAGCGGTGGCCGAGATGACATCGGAGAAGAAGCGGCGGCGGCCCCAAGGGCGGGGGCGCCACCGCGGCCTACCATAACCCTCCCTCCCCGCTCCTCCTTCGAGGGCCTCTTCCGCGGGGGCGCGTCGGAGCTGAGCCCCGGACCGCTGACGCTGGTGTCGAGTTTCTTCGCCGAGGACCCCGACTCGGAGTGCCGCTCCTTCACTCAGCTGCTTGTCGGCGCGATTAATTCTCCGGTGGCGGTGGCGAGGAGGACAGGAGGAGCTACGAAAGAGCAGGGGAAGGATGCGAAGAAGCTCTCGAGCGACGGCGAGGAGAGTGGTGGCGGTTTGGTCCGTTCGGGGTACAATCAGCCCCCAAGCCTGGCGATTAACCACCCGCAGATTTTCACTGTGCCGCCTGGGTTGAGTCCTACTGACTTGCTCGATTctccttctttcttttcttctgccCTG GGTAATTTTGCAATGTCCCACCAGGAGGCTCTTGCTCAAGTCACTGCTCAGGCTGCACAATCTCCATTTAGTATGCTGACCAAAGCAGAGCTACCTTCACCTTTCTCAACAGAAATGACAAAATTCTCATCACAACCAATCCAGGAGAGTCCTCCTAAACCTACATATTCTAGTACAAAATCTGAGGAAGGTTCACAAACTTTTAATCAAAAATCTCAACCTAATACAACTGTTGTTGGCAAACCTTCTCATGATGGTTACAATTGGCGGAAGTATGGGCAGAAGGTTGTAAAAGGGAGTGAATATCCTAGGAGCTATTACAAATGCACTCATCCAAAATGTCCAGTTAAGAAAAAGGTCGAGCGTTCAGTTGATGGTCAAGTAACTGAAATAACATATAAGGGCCAACATAACCATGAACTCCCTATACCAAACAAACACACCAAGGAAGGTAATTCTAGTAGATTGAATGAGACTAATGGGCACATTGACAATCTGGAACCAGGTTTTCTTGATTGTCATGGTAATTTCAGCAAACCAAACAGTGAAAACACTGCTCTGTTTTCCAGTAAAGACCGAGAATCAGGCTATGGTTCACCAGAACAATTATCTGGATCTAGTGATGGTGAAGAAGTAATTGAAAGTAGGCCGgatgaggaggatgaggatgagtgtGATCCCAAAAGAAG GAACGTGACAGCATCTTCTCAAAAGACTTCTAATGAGCCTAGGATCATCGTCCAGACAAGAAGTGAGGTTGATCTTCTTGATGATGGCTACAAATGGCGCAAGTATGGGCAAAAAGTAGTAAAAGGAAATCCTAATCCAAG GAGCTACTATAAATGCACTTATGCTGGGTGCAGTGTGAGAAAACACATTGAAAGATCTCCGACCGACCCCAAGGCTGTAATTACGTCTTACGAGGGAAAACACAACCACGACATCCCAGCTGCTAGAAATAGGAAGCCATAA